A portion of the uncultured Draconibacterium sp. genome contains these proteins:
- a CDS encoding redoxin domain-containing protein: MRKLLVVILGIALFACSQQPNGYKITVNLDGAEGNIILEQREGNKLVGVDTAEVVNGVAVLEGEVEMPGMYYLSVNGQRNKATLFVENANMTVTGKADSIAAAKVSGSATHDEFQTINEQIQKIGEEYMALYQESRAASTAGDTAKANELMKQVETLYASVGELQEDFVKNNPASYVTPLLLTQIQYEKDVDELEALVSALDPKLSEVPEIVDLKAKIEKLKTVAVGKTAPDFTQNDRDGNPVKFSDIYSKNELTLLDFWAAWCGPCRAENPNVVATYNKYKDQGFSVLGVSLDRDKDAWLKAIEDDGLTWDHVSDLAYWNNAAAKIYAVNSIPSSLLVDKNGVIIAKNKRGEELGKTVEEFLNK; the protein is encoded by the coding sequence ATGAGAAAGTTATTAGTTGTTATTTTAGGTATTGCATTGTTTGCCTGCTCGCAGCAGCCGAACGGCTATAAAATTACCGTTAATCTTGATGGTGCCGAAGGAAATATTATTCTGGAGCAACGTGAAGGAAATAAATTGGTAGGTGTTGATACTGCTGAAGTTGTTAACGGCGTGGCTGTTTTAGAAGGCGAAGTGGAAATGCCGGGAATGTATTATTTGTCGGTAAACGGACAACGCAACAAAGCTACCCTTTTTGTGGAGAACGCGAATATGACTGTAACAGGCAAAGCAGATTCGATTGCAGCCGCAAAAGTTAGTGGCTCTGCTACCCACGACGAGTTTCAAACGATAAACGAACAGATTCAGAAAATTGGTGAAGAATATATGGCTTTGTACCAGGAATCGCGTGCAGCCAGTACTGCGGGCGACACTGCAAAAGCCAACGAATTAATGAAACAGGTTGAAACCTTGTATGCCAGCGTTGGAGAATTGCAGGAAGATTTTGTGAAAAACAACCCTGCATCGTACGTTACTCCATTGTTGTTAACTCAAATTCAATACGAAAAAGATGTTGACGAACTTGAAGCACTTGTTTCTGCGTTGGATCCAAAATTAAGTGAGGTTCCGGAAATTGTAGACTTAAAAGCCAAGATTGAAAAGCTTAAAACTGTGGCTGTTGGAAAAACTGCACCAGATTTTACACAAAACGATAGGGATGGAAATCCGGTGAAATTTTCTGATATCTATTCGAAAAACGAGCTGACTTTGCTTGATTTTTGGGCAGCGTGGTGTGGTCCTTGCCGTGCCGAAAATCCAAATGTTGTTGCAACCTACAACAAATACAAAGATCAGGGCTTTAGTGTTCTGGGAGTGTCGCTCGACCGTGATAAAGATGCATGGTTAAAAGCTATTGAAGACGATGGTTTAACCTGGGATCATGTTTCTGACCTTGCTTATTGGAATAATGCGGCAGCAAAAATTTATGCTGTAAATTCAATTCCATCGAGTTTGTTGGTAGATAAAAACGGAGTAATTATTGCCAAAAACAAACGCGGCGAAGAGCTGGGTAAAACAGTTGAAGAATTTTTGAATAAATAA
- a CDS encoding DMT family transporter, translating into MIFIRSICYICRMQNHFGEIAGVLTAVFWTVTSLAFESAGKKVGSLAVNLIRLVIAFFLVGTYSWISRGFFFPSDASLYAWKWLAFSGLVGFVIGDLLLFQSFVLIGARIAMLLMALAPPFAALIGWLLLGEVLDPKSWLGMAVTMTGIIIVILKREKSEENGVKVRKFKSSYPIQGILLALGGAMGQAAGLVISKKGMGDYDAFSATQIRILAGTVGFSILFIFIKRWPRVWAALKNGPAMKRITLGAFFGPFLGVSFSLLAVQHTQAGIAATLMAIVPVLIIGPSILLFKEKVNWKEILGAVITVGGVAMFFL; encoded by the coding sequence GTGATTTTCATTCGTTCGATTTGCTACATTTGCCGCATGCAAAATCATTTTGGAGAAATAGCCGGTGTACTTACTGCCGTTTTCTGGACAGTTACCTCACTGGCATTCGAATCAGCAGGGAAGAAGGTTGGTTCGCTTGCTGTTAACCTTATTCGTTTGGTTATTGCTTTTTTTCTTGTGGGCACTTACAGCTGGATATCGCGCGGATTCTTCTTCCCGAGTGATGCAAGTTTATACGCATGGAAGTGGTTGGCTTTTTCCGGACTGGTTGGTTTTGTTATTGGAGACTTGTTGCTCTTTCAGTCGTTTGTGTTGATTGGTGCACGCATTGCTATGTTATTAATGGCACTGGCACCACCGTTTGCCGCCTTAATTGGCTGGTTACTCTTGGGCGAGGTGCTCGATCCTAAAAGCTGGTTGGGAATGGCGGTTACCATGACCGGGATTATTATTGTGATTTTAAAACGCGAGAAGTCGGAAGAAAACGGAGTAAAAGTCCGTAAGTTTAAATCGTCGTATCCTATACAAGGCATTTTGCTGGCATTGGGAGGTGCAATGGGACAGGCTGCCGGTTTGGTAATCAGTAAAAAGGGAATGGGTGATTATGATGCTTTCTCAGCCACGCAGATTAGAATTTTGGCGGGAACTGTTGGTTTTTCCATCCTTTTCATTTTTATAAAGCGATGGCCACGTGTTTGGGCGGCATTAAAAAATGGCCCGGCCATGAAACGGATTACACTTGGAGCTTTCTTTGGTCCGTTTCTCGGTGTTTCATTTTCATTATTGGCCGTGCAACATACACAAGCCGGAATTGCAGCAACACTTATGGCTATAGTTCCGGTGCTAATTATAGGACCTTCAATACTATTGTTTAAAGAAAAGGTAAACTGGAAAGAAATTCTTGGAGCAGTAATTACAGTTGGAGGTGTAGCAATGTTCTTTTTGTAG
- a CDS encoding BT_2262 family domain-containing protein → MKLIKYSIIFIAAVFLLASCEKDYESYISETPAPQMELYGSNPMVLFKGTPYEDPGIYAIEIANGDTTELDYQILNEVNVEVPGTYKLMYQVTNSEGFNFYLSRNVSIVSFTGYDVFEMPSGTYDGLRVNRDAGGEVQITKLAPGVYQISDLLAGYYDQYVGYGSATAGPGILVIDENGEMRSELGNTAAWGGVTGQGFNFDQENNVLTYTIVFDDDGFAFDVQLTFKE, encoded by the coding sequence ATGAAATTAATTAAATATTCAATCATTTTTATAGCTGCCGTTTTCCTGCTTGCATCGTGCGAGAAAGACTACGAAAGCTATATCTCGGAAACTCCGGCTCCGCAAATGGAGTTATATGGTAGCAATCCTATGGTACTATTTAAAGGTACGCCCTACGAAGATCCGGGAATTTATGCAATTGAGATTGCAAACGGCGACACAACAGAACTGGATTACCAGATACTGAACGAGGTAAATGTTGAAGTACCGGGCACTTACAAACTAATGTACCAGGTAACAAATTCCGAAGGTTTTAACTTTTACCTTTCGCGAAATGTGAGCATTGTAAGTTTTACTGGCTACGATGTATTTGAAATGCCATCGGGAACCTACGACGGATTACGCGTTAACAGAGATGCCGGTGGCGAGGTACAGATTACAAAACTGGCTCCTGGCGTATACCAAATCAGCGATTTGCTGGCTGGCTACTACGATCAATATGTTGGTTATGGTTCGGCAACTGCAGGCCCCGGAATTCTGGTTATTGATGAGAATGGAGAAATGAGATCAGAATTAGGAAATACTGCTGCCTGGGGAGGAGTTACCGGTCAGGGCTTTAATTTCGATCAGGAAAACAACGTGCTTACTTACACCATTGTTTTTGACGACGATGGATTTGCCTTTGATGTACAATTAACCTTTAAAGAATAA
- a CDS encoding bacteriohemerythrin: MNLSKFEWTDILSVGNPEVDKDHKELLDIYNQLVDFIDTGGKREEFAEILSKMTDYCLCHFKKEEEYMKQLAYPELEKHVNYHRQYIYKVSMYNVDFLGDNPPAPEEIIRFLEKWWRHHILKVDVQYEAYKKEIESLAKYK, encoded by the coding sequence ATGAATTTATCAAAATTTGAGTGGACGGATATACTGTCGGTTGGAAACCCTGAAGTGGATAAGGATCACAAAGAACTATTGGACATATACAATCAATTAGTAGATTTTATTGATACAGGTGGCAAACGCGAAGAATTTGCTGAGATACTTTCAAAAATGACTGACTATTGTCTTTGTCATTTTAAGAAAGAAGAGGAGTATATGAAGCAGCTGGCTTATCCTGAATTAGAGAAACATGTAAATTATCATCGCCAATACATTTATAAAGTTTCGATGTATAATGTCGATTTCCTTGGTGATAATCCTCCGGCTCCGGAAGAGATAATCCGTTTTTTAGAAAAGTGGTGGCGACATCATATATTAAAGGTTGATGTACAATATGAAGCGTATAAAAAAGAGATAGAATCATTAGCCAAGTACAAATAG
- a CDS encoding S28 family serine protease, which produces MKRFQILFVLLLLSAVTFSQNTLKAFLESQPEVKSVEKMDCNDFFAVKYKIMVEQPVDHTDPKKGTFLQRVLIADKGVDQPVVFITEGYNGGYSENPNYINELCPILGANQICMDHRYFGESMPEPLNYDYLTVRNAAADHHHVIQMMKKYYSGKWIATGISKGGQTTVYHRWLYPNDVDVSVPYVAPLNFGVEDGRHEPFIANTTGTPEGRAKVKAFQLQILKNRETYLPMLEKYCTDNNLHPLLNNDEMLDYIVLEFSYGFWQYDNSLDDIPELNAPAEKLFAELVRVSSPMYLASEGVNIFKSFYVQAAHELGYYGYDVTPFKDYLSIKTAEGWLNRIYLPELDIKYNKKTAKEVEKFIKKTDARILFIYGEWDPWSASSFEVPNKPNFLKIVKPKGSHSSRIGNLPANQKKQVKETLENWLDMKVNIEI; this is translated from the coding sequence ATGAAAAGATTTCAAATTTTATTCGTTCTGCTATTGCTGTCGGCAGTAACGTTTTCGCAAAACACCTTAAAAGCCTTTTTGGAAAGCCAGCCCGAGGTAAAAAGTGTTGAAAAGATGGACTGCAACGATTTTTTTGCAGTTAAATACAAAATAATGGTAGAGCAGCCTGTTGATCATACTGACCCCAAAAAAGGTACTTTTTTACAACGGGTATTAATTGCCGACAAAGGCGTTGACCAACCGGTTGTTTTTATAACCGAAGGCTACAACGGCGGTTATTCCGAAAATCCGAATTATATAAATGAGTTGTGTCCTATTTTAGGTGCCAACCAAATTTGTATGGATCATCGCTATTTTGGCGAATCGATGCCCGAGCCACTAAACTATGATTACCTTACCGTGCGTAATGCTGCTGCCGATCATCACCATGTCATTCAGATGATGAAAAAGTATTACTCGGGAAAATGGATAGCAACCGGAATTAGCAAAGGAGGACAAACTACAGTGTATCACCGCTGGCTGTATCCCAACGATGTTGATGTATCGGTGCCTTATGTAGCTCCATTGAATTTTGGTGTTGAAGATGGCCGCCACGAACCGTTTATTGCTAATACAACCGGCACTCCTGAAGGCCGTGCAAAAGTAAAAGCATTCCAGTTGCAAATACTTAAAAATCGCGAAACATACCTCCCAATGCTCGAAAAGTATTGTACCGATAACAATTTGCATCCGCTGCTGAATAACGATGAAATGCTTGACTATATAGTACTAGAATTCTCATATGGTTTTTGGCAATACGACAATTCGTTAGATGATATTCCGGAATTAAATGCGCCGGCAGAAAAGTTATTTGCAGAGCTTGTAAGAGTGTCGTCGCCGATGTACCTGGCTAGCGAAGGAGTGAATATATTTAAATCGTTTTATGTGCAGGCAGCGCACGAACTGGGTTATTACGGCTACGATGTGACACCTTTTAAAGACTACTTGTCGATTAAAACGGCAGAAGGATGGCTGAACCGCATTTACCTCCCTGAATTGGATATTAAATACAACAAGAAAACAGCTAAAGAGGTAGAAAAATTCATCAAAAAAACCGATGCCAGAATATTGTTTATTTACGGTGAATGGGATCCGTGGTCGGCTTCGTCATTTGAAGTTCCAAACAAGCCAAATTTCCTGAAAATTGTAAAACCAAAAGGAAGTCATAGCAGCCGAATCGGTAATTTACCTGCCAATCAGAAAAAACAAGTAAAGGAAACTCTTGAAAATTGGCTGGATATGAAAGTAAATATTGAAATATAA
- a CDS encoding patatin-like phospholipase family protein, with amino-acid sequence MSKNVALVLSGGAARGLAHIGVIEEIEKRGYTITSVAGTSMGALIGGIYALGKLPEFKEWAISLERHDMFRMVDFSFGGNGLIKGDKVLAKIQEFVPDAQIEDLPIAFSATAVDLKHREEVVFTKGSLFNAIRASIAIPSVFTPITHNDSVLVDGGVMNNLPISNVQRNEGDLLVAVHVNAAIPVPHHFYEKEDKVEKESTYKKWMKEFYDFMHINHPKEKKERLGFLSLIDQALATGMLTQVHYAIEKGKPDVLVNVSRDVCGTYDFYKAKELIEIGRYSAILALDKVKYNA; translated from the coding sequence ATGAGTAAGAACGTTGCCCTGGTACTTTCGGGCGGAGCTGCCCGTGGGTTGGCACATATTGGCGTTATCGAGGAAATAGAAAAACGCGGTTATACCATTACCAGTGTTGCCGGCACATCTATGGGAGCTTTAATTGGTGGAATTTACGCTCTTGGCAAATTACCCGAATTTAAGGAGTGGGCCATCTCGCTGGAACGGCATGATATGTTTCGAATGGTTGATTTTTCGTTTGGAGGAAACGGACTGATTAAAGGTGACAAAGTGCTGGCCAAGATTCAGGAGTTTGTTCCCGACGCGCAAATTGAAGACTTGCCTATTGCTTTTTCGGCAACTGCTGTTGATTTAAAACATCGTGAAGAGGTAGTGTTTACCAAAGGAAGTTTATTCAATGCTATTCGTGCATCCATTGCCATCCCCTCGGTTTTTACGCCCATAACACATAACGATTCGGTTTTGGTTGATGGCGGAGTAATGAACAACCTGCCAATTTCGAATGTACAACGAAACGAGGGCGATTTACTGGTAGCCGTTCATGTAAATGCCGCAATTCCGGTTCCACATCATTTTTATGAAAAAGAAGACAAGGTTGAAAAGGAGTCGACCTATAAGAAATGGATGAAAGAGTTTTACGATTTCATGCACATAAACCATCCGAAAGAGAAAAAGGAACGACTTGGATTTCTGTCGCTTATCGACCAGGCTCTGGCAACCGGAATGCTAACACAGGTGCATTATGCCATTGAAAAAGGCAAACCCGATGTACTTGTGAATGTATCGCGCGATGTTTGCGGAACTTACGATTTTTATAAAGCCAAAGAGCTGATTGAAATAGGCCGCTACTCGGCAATTTTGGCCTTAGACAAAGTAAAATATAATGCCTGA
- a CDS encoding lipid-binding protein: MKKYLIYILAFVSIILTSCDEKEDYEQINSQVVDAAGEWWIKFSKTDYETGYFKVLTFNTADDVATEMWISDDGNWKDITFKCPVNISDLTFGGSGLDDINSDVTITVSNGMIEPDAGLSTTGNVTDKISFEISFSDEPGVTYQAIGTRKTGFIEDEH, translated from the coding sequence ATGAAAAAATATCTGATATATATTTTGGCGTTCGTAAGTATAATTCTTACCTCTTGCGATGAAAAAGAGGATTACGAGCAAATCAATTCGCAGGTAGTTGATGCTGCCGGTGAATGGTGGATCAAGTTTTCGAAAACAGATTACGAGACCGGCTATTTTAAAGTGCTTACTTTTAATACTGCCGACGATGTGGCCACCGAAATGTGGATTTCAGACGATGGAAACTGGAAAGATATAACGTTTAAATGTCCGGTAAACATCTCCGATCTTACATTTGGCGGCAGCGGACTTGACGATATTAATTCTGATGTTACCATTACTGTTTCAAATGGAATGATTGAGCCTGATGCAGGGCTGTCAACTACCGGAAACGTAACGGATAAAATATCTTTCGAAATTTCGTTTAGCGACGAGCCCGGCGTTACATACCAAGCCATTGGTACCCGCAAAACCGGATTTATCGAAGATGAACATTAA
- a CDS encoding peptidylprolyl isomerase, with protein sequence MRKAIIFCITALVIGFHAVAQELPRVEMQTSLGDIVLAIDTINAPVTAKNFIKHIENGTYENALFYRVVRLNNQPANEIKIEVIQGGIYTEPRFESIKPIAHETTEMTGLKHLDGTLSMARSEPGTASTEFFICVGDQPELDFGGKRNPDGQGFAAFGQVILGLDVVRKIQQQKDEKQTLVEKVVINKIKLY encoded by the coding sequence ATGAGGAAAGCCATAATCTTTTGTATTACTGCTTTGGTAATAGGATTTCATGCAGTGGCGCAAGAATTGCCACGGGTTGAAATGCAAACAAGCTTAGGGGATATAGTTCTTGCCATAGATACGATAAACGCCCCGGTAACAGCCAAGAATTTTATTAAGCATATTGAAAATGGAACCTATGAAAATGCACTTTTTTACCGCGTTGTTAGGCTCAACAATCAGCCGGCAAACGAAATTAAGATTGAAGTAATACAAGGAGGCATTTATACCGAACCTCGTTTTGAGAGCATAAAACCAATTGCCCACGAAACAACCGAAATGACGGGATTAAAACATTTAGACGGAACACTTTCGATGGCGCGAAGTGAGCCAGGAACAGCATCAACCGAGTTTTTTATTTGCGTTGGCGATCAGCCGGAGCTGGATTTTGGAGGCAAACGAAATCCTGACGGACAAGGTTTTGCTGCTTTTGGCCAGGTGATTTTGGGATTGGATGTTGTACGTAAAATTCAGCAACAGAAGGATGAGAAACAAACACTTGTTGAGAAAGTAGTAATTAACAAAATAAAATTATATTAG